From Trueperella pecoris, a single genomic window includes:
- a CDS encoding sugar kinase has protein sequence MSVVKLRPAQECAYDIVSLGEVMLRLDPGEGRIRTTRSFAASEGGGEYNVARGLRRCFGKRGAIVTALVRDEVGRLLEDCILTGGLDTRFIKWVESDGIGRSVRNGLNFTERGYGVRGAVGTSDRGNTAISQMQPDDVDWDHLFGELGVRWLHTGGIFAALSPSAADVAKAAMASAKKHGTVVSYDLNYRPSLWKSIGGQAKAQEVNKELAQYVDVMIGNEEDFTASLGFEIEGANENLDNLEVDSFRKMIEAASAAYPNFQAIGTTMREVKTATVNNWSAVAWSRDGGFVQATQRDGLEILDRVGGGDSFASGLIYGMMEKDSIQEAVEYGAAHGALAMTTPGDTTMASLEEVERLVAGGGARVQR, from the coding sequence ATGAGTGTTGTGAAGTTGCGTCCGGCGCAAGAGTGCGCCTACGACATCGTCTCCCTCGGCGAGGTCATGCTTCGCCTCGACCCGGGCGAGGGCCGCATCCGCACCACCCGGTCCTTCGCGGCCTCCGAAGGCGGCGGCGAATACAACGTTGCCCGTGGCCTGCGCCGATGCTTCGGCAAGCGCGGCGCCATCGTCACCGCACTCGTGCGCGATGAGGTCGGCCGCTTGCTCGAGGACTGCATCCTCACCGGCGGGCTCGACACCCGCTTCATTAAGTGGGTTGAATCGGACGGCATCGGGCGCAGCGTGCGCAACGGCCTGAATTTCACCGAGCGCGGCTACGGCGTGCGCGGCGCTGTGGGCACCTCCGATCGCGGTAACACCGCCATTTCGCAGATGCAGCCGGACGACGTCGACTGGGATCACCTCTTCGGTGAGCTCGGCGTGCGCTGGCTGCACACCGGCGGCATTTTCGCCGCTCTTTCGCCGTCCGCCGCCGACGTGGCCAAGGCCGCAATGGCGTCTGCCAAGAAGCACGGCACCGTCGTCTCCTATGACCTCAACTACCGGCCCTCGCTGTGGAAGTCCATCGGCGGGCAGGCGAAGGCCCAGGAGGTCAACAAGGAACTCGCCCAGTACGTCGACGTCATGATCGGCAACGAGGAAGACTTCACCGCCTCCCTCGGCTTCGAGATCGAGGGGGCGAACGAGAACCTCGACAACCTGGAGGTCGATTCCTTCCGCAAGATGATTGAGGCCGCCTCGGCCGCCTACCCGAACTTCCAAGCGATTGGCACCACGATGCGCGAGGTTAAGACGGCGACCGTGAATAACTGGTCTGCCGTGGCGTGGAGCCGGGACGGAGGCTTCGTTCAGGCCACCCAGCGCGACGGCCTCGAGATCCTCGACCGCGTGGGCGGCGGCGACTCCTTCGCCTCCGGCCTCATCTACGGAATGATGGAAAAAGACTCGATCCAGGAAGCCGTCGAGTATGGCGCGGCTCATGGCGCGCTCGCGATGACCACCCCGGGCGACACCACGATGGCCTCGCTCGAAGAGGTCGAGCGGCTGGTGGCCGGCGGGGGCGCGCGCGTTCAGCGGTAA
- a CDS encoding bifunctional 4-hydroxy-2-oxoglutarate aldolase/2-dehydro-3-deoxy-phosphogluconate aldolase: MVQIPDALPFLAQNPIVPVVVIDDAADAVAVGEALVAGGIHCAEVTFRTAAGGDAIAAMTTVEGMTVGAGTVLNREQAERAADLGAKFFVSPGFSLGVADVAASRGIAYLPGVQTATEIMMALEVGAKAVKFFPGGEAGGLKMVKALRGPFPTTAFVPSGGVNLANMEEWLADPAIAAVSGSWMIKRDLINNKEFATITELSLEATNKVKELRA; the protein is encoded by the coding sequence ATGGTACAGATTCCTGATGCACTGCCGTTCTTGGCGCAAAACCCAATCGTCCCGGTCGTCGTCATCGATGACGCCGCCGACGCCGTCGCCGTCGGCGAGGCCCTCGTGGCCGGCGGCATCCACTGCGCCGAAGTGACCTTCCGAACCGCCGCCGGCGGCGACGCAATCGCCGCCATGACCACCGTCGAGGGCATGACGGTGGGAGCCGGAACCGTGCTGAACCGTGAGCAGGCCGAGCGCGCGGCCGACCTCGGCGCGAAGTTCTTCGTCTCGCCGGGCTTCAGCCTCGGCGTCGCCGACGTCGCCGCCTCACGCGGGATCGCCTACCTTCCCGGAGTCCAGACCGCGACCGAAATCATGATGGCCCTCGAGGTCGGCGCCAAGGCCGTGAAGTTCTTCCCCGGCGGTGAAGCTGGCGGGCTGAAGATGGTCAAGGCCCTCCGCGGGCCCTTCCCGACCACGGCCTTCGTCCCCTCCGGCGGGGTCAACCTTGCAAACATGGAGGAGTGGCTTGCCGACCCGGCCATCGCCGCAGTCTCCGGATCCTGGATGATCAAACGCGACCTGATCAACAATAAAGAATTCGCCACGATCACCGAGCTTTCGCTCGAGGCGACGAACAAAGTCAAGGAGCTACGCGCATGA
- the uxuA gene encoding mannonate dehydratase, giving the protein MKMTFRWYGEGFDPIPLQYIKQIPGMTGTMGVLSQYAAGEVWTKEEIAKMVDQVHAAGLECEVIESVNVHEDIKLGLDTRDELIANYCQTLENLAEYGIKVVIYNFMPVFDWLRTELAHVNEDGSTCLYYDHADIEGMTPQDIVNKTAEDSGGLTLPGWEPERLARLDEVMALYQDMTVDKLRENWKYFLDGIIPTCEKVGIRMACHPDDPAWDLFGIPRAYKNRDDIDAICGLNESDANALCLCSGSLGSNPANDVPAIFREFGKRGKIAAAHVRNVKYLGEKKFQEAAHWAADGNLDMHAIIEALYDYAPDVHVRPDHGRMIWGENGRPGYPLYDRALGAQYLLGLWDAIDAQRKATGQAAGGQTASETGVDAAGSAGVADIVTEA; this is encoded by the coding sequence ATGAAAATGACGTTCCGCTGGTACGGCGAGGGCTTCGACCCGATCCCGCTGCAATACATCAAGCAGATCCCCGGCATGACTGGCACCATGGGAGTCCTCTCCCAGTACGCCGCCGGCGAGGTCTGGACCAAGGAAGAAATCGCCAAGATGGTCGATCAGGTTCACGCCGCCGGCCTCGAGTGCGAAGTCATCGAATCCGTCAACGTTCACGAAGATATCAAGCTCGGACTCGACACCCGTGACGAGCTCATAGCGAACTACTGCCAGACCCTCGAGAACCTGGCCGAGTATGGCATCAAGGTCGTCATCTACAACTTCATGCCGGTCTTCGATTGGCTGCGCACCGAGCTTGCCCACGTCAACGAGGACGGCTCAACCTGCCTGTACTATGACCATGCCGACATCGAGGGCATGACCCCGCAAGACATCGTCAACAAGACCGCTGAAGACTCCGGCGGGCTCACCCTGCCCGGCTGGGAGCCCGAGCGCCTCGCTCGCCTCGACGAGGTCATGGCCCTCTACCAGGACATGACCGTGGACAAGCTTCGCGAGAACTGGAAGTACTTCCTCGACGGCATCATCCCCACCTGCGAAAAGGTCGGCATCCGCATGGCGTGCCACCCGGACGATCCGGCCTGGGACCTCTTCGGCATCCCGCGCGCCTACAAGAACCGCGACGACATCGACGCCATCTGTGGCCTCAACGAATCCGACGCCAACGCGCTGTGCCTGTGCTCCGGTTCCCTCGGCTCCAACCCCGCCAACGACGTGCCCGCCATCTTCCGCGAATTCGGCAAGCGCGGCAAGATCGCCGCGGCCCACGTGCGCAACGTCAAGTACCTGGGCGAGAAGAAGTTCCAGGAGGCCGCCCACTGGGCAGCCGACGGCAACCTCGACATGCACGCCATCATCGAAGCCCTCTACGACTACGCCCCCGACGTTCACGTGCGCCCCGACCACGGCCGCATGATCTGGGGCGAGAACGGCCGCCCGGGCTACCCACTCTACGACCGCGCCCTGGGCGCCCAGTACCTGCTTGGCCTGTGGGACGCCATCGACGCCCAGCGCAAGGCTACTGGCCAGGCTGCTGGTGGCCAGACTGCTAGCGAGACGGGCGTGGACGCTGCTGGCTCGGCCGGCGTCGCCGACATTGTGACGGAGGCGTAA
- a CDS encoding mannitol dehydrogenase family protein, which translates to MKLNLAELGNGAEFEKAGVELPTFDVAAMQEEGKANPRWIHLGPGNIFRIFPARVAHDLLADGQHWPVTAVVPMNPEELDAQLGKHDLMTLGVTLNPDGTRDLKVIAGISEGLAWQRPADFARLAQIVTNPDVTLMTMTITEKGYGIHDSHGELSEQVQADIAANPRDFHANTMANIAGLLVRRYDAGGAPINVISFDNFSHNGDKLRDSVLTIMRGWAAAGSINDAVLAWVTDDTKVAFPITVIDKITPRPNESVADALKVLGFTDMGVEMLGRTPVAGFVNAEPTEYLIIEDKLVGEVPDFSKYGVNVTSRQVCDDFENMKVTTCLNPLHTALATVGVVLRLPTIDAEMRDPALKALVERLGWKEGLPVVVDPGIVSPEDFLREVLEVRFPNRFLPDDPARIAMDTSQKVGIRFGQTIKKYIDQGRDLSELRAIALVIANWMRYLLAVDDDGAPFEPASDPLLAELQAHLDGVVLGQSVDAHAALEPILSNPAIFGVNLYDTPIAERVEALFTQLVAGPGAVRSTLDKEMLS; encoded by the coding sequence ATGAAGCTGAATCTCGCTGAATTAGGCAACGGTGCCGAGTTTGAGAAGGCCGGAGTTGAACTGCCTACGTTCGACGTCGCCGCCATGCAAGAAGAAGGCAAGGCCAACCCGCGGTGGATCCACCTTGGCCCCGGTAACATCTTCCGCATCTTCCCGGCCCGCGTGGCCCACGATCTTCTCGCCGATGGCCAGCACTGGCCCGTCACCGCCGTCGTGCCCATGAACCCCGAGGAGCTCGACGCCCAGTTGGGCAAGCACGATCTCATGACGCTCGGGGTCACCCTCAACCCCGACGGTACGCGCGACCTCAAGGTCATCGCCGGCATCAGCGAGGGGCTTGCGTGGCAGCGCCCGGCCGACTTCGCCCGCCTCGCCCAGATCGTCACCAACCCCGACGTCACGCTCATGACGATGACCATCACCGAAAAGGGATACGGCATCCACGACTCCCACGGCGAACTCTCCGAGCAAGTCCAGGCCGACATCGCCGCCAACCCTCGCGACTTCCACGCCAACACCATGGCCAACATCGCCGGGCTCCTCGTGCGCCGCTACGACGCCGGTGGCGCGCCCATCAACGTCATCTCCTTCGACAACTTCTCCCACAACGGTGATAAGCTTCGAGACTCCGTCCTGACCATCATGCGCGGCTGGGCGGCGGCCGGTTCCATCAACGACGCCGTTCTGGCCTGGGTCACCGACGACACCAAGGTCGCCTTCCCCATCACCGTCATCGACAAGATCACCCCGCGCCCGAACGAGTCCGTGGCCGACGCGCTCAAGGTCCTCGGCTTTACCGACATGGGCGTCGAGATGCTCGGGCGCACCCCGGTTGCCGGCTTCGTCAACGCCGAACCCACCGAGTACCTCATCATCGAAGACAAGCTCGTCGGCGAGGTGCCCGACTTTTCCAAGTACGGCGTGAACGTCACCTCCCGCCAGGTGTGCGACGACTTCGAGAACATGAAGGTCACCACCTGCCTCAACCCGCTCCACACGGCACTGGCCACGGTCGGCGTCGTCCTGCGCTTGCCCACCATTGACGCTGAGATGCGCGACCCCGCCCTCAAGGCCCTCGTCGAGCGCCTGGGCTGGAAGGAAGGCCTGCCCGTCGTCGTCGATCCGGGGATCGTCAGCCCCGAGGACTTCCTGCGCGAAGTGCTCGAGGTGCGCTTCCCCAACCGCTTCCTGCCCGACGATCCGGCCCGCATCGCCATGGACACCTCCCAGAAGGTCGGCATTCGCTTTGGCCAAACGATCAAGAAGTACATCGACCAGGGCCGCGACCTGTCCGAGCTGCGGGCCATCGCGCTCGTCATCGCCAACTGGATGCGTTACCTCCTGGCCGTTGACGACGACGGCGCGCCCTTCGAGCCCGCCTCGGACCCGCTCCTGGCCGAGCTCCAAGCCCACCTCGACGGCGTCGTGCTTGGGCAAAGCGTGGATGCACACGCGGCCCTCGAGCCCATCCTGTCCAACCCCGCAATCTTCGGGGTCAACCTCTACGACACGCCGATCGCCGAGCGCGTCGAAGCCCTGTTCACCCAACTCGTGGCCGGCCCCGGCGCCGTCCGCTCCACTCTCGACAAGGAGATGCTTTCATGA